In Zea mays cultivar B73 chromosome 7, Zm-B73-REFERENCE-NAM-5.0, whole genome shotgun sequence, the following proteins share a genomic window:
- the LOC103632634 gene encoding proline-rich receptor-like protein kinase PERK14 has product MAELSDVCSMAASNLPMAENLTPSSFNPSSLRLHPWRDALCLSPWAPGRAHHSSGSPPFRHGQLQPALHLPWCPEIPADHPPSPKQRQLAPPPLAAQPLGETPLFLQRIPDALPCSSSLPHKTAAAASSLSSMASSLPRCAGALLPPKDSAPISLSRQRSAPQPSFPCSPTKSTRRRCSTKCAASRVLPAHCSVKHSGQHAVDTRRLYAVFGAAPLATSSTPASRQCQPSCTRVRYKAGRVNHMHAQLRSDLVQVD; this is encoded by the exons ATGGCCGAGCTCTCTGATGTTTGCTCCATGGCCGCCAGCAACCTCCCCATGGCCGAGAACTTGACGCCGTCCAGCTTCAATCCAAGTTCCCTGCGCCTTCATCCATGGCGCGACGCCCTCTGCCTTTCTCCCTGGGCACCTGGACGCGCGCACCACTCCTCTGGCTCGCCTCCCTTCAGGCACGGCCAGCTGCAGCCCGCGCTCCACCTCCCATGGTGCCCAGAAATTCCAGCAGACCATCCTCCTTCCCCCAAACAGCGGCAGCTCGCCCCACCTCCCCTCGCTGCGCAGCCCCTCGGCGAGACGCCGCTGTTCCTGCAGCGGATCCCCGACGCCCTCCCCTGCTCCTCCTCTCTTCCCCACAAAACAGCAGCCGCAGCGAGCTCGCTGTCGTCCATGGCGAGCAGCCTCCCTCGATGCGCAGGAGCTCTTCTTCCTCCCAAGGACAGCGCCCCTATTTCCCTCTCCCGGCAGCGCAGCGCCCCGCAACCAAGTTTTCCCTGCAGCCCCACCAAATCGACGCGCCGTAGGTGCTCGACAAAATGTGCAGCAAGCCGCGTGCTGCCGGCTCACTGTTCCGTGAAGCACAGTGGACAGCACGCCGTCGACACTCGCCGGTTGTACGCTGTTTTTGGCGCAGCCCCGCTCGCGACATCGTCGACCCCCG CTAGCCGTCAATGCCAACCGTCGTGCACGCGTGTTCGATACAAGGCCGGTCGGGTGAACCACATGCATGCCCAACTCCGATCCGATctcgttcaggttgattga